Proteins from one Brevibacillus humidisoli genomic window:
- the dnaG gene encoding DNA primase, whose product MSRSTSEELTQQIRSAIDIVDLISEHVQLKKSGRSMIGLCPFHSEKTPSFHVSAERQFFHCFGCKAGGDVFSFIMQMEQLTFPEAQRKLAERAGIQLPATHSADGEKENTAKLAMYEAHKLVAKLYHHVLTSMPYGQKAMEYLRKRGMSDQTIAEFQIGFAPDSWDFLTNWLQKRGFSLPVMVEAGLLARSESGQRIYDRFRGRIMFPIHDTQGEVIGFGGRSLDGSPPKYLNSPESPLFSKSSVIFNLHRSRTSIRKRKQAILFEGYVDVISAWQAGIQQGIATLGTAFTEQQARMIRRNAEQVIICYDGDAAGQEATEKAVDLLQQAGCAVRVAPLPQGVDPDEYIRRNGAEAFSQNVLLQALPVTAFRLQKLRTRQVIRDESDQARYVQEALSIITQLPSAVERDMYERQLAEEFSLSLDAIKVEARKAYKRQKLHQQRDKVTPAWNNSINNGKFTLTKTLPPAHQTAERMLLYYMMRSREVADRVQQECGARFYTDEHSALAAYLYAYYAEGHPEDPGRFIHYVQDEKCKQLASGLAMMECKEHVSELEISDYIRQVNNYPMRAELDELRAEQQKLTLQAANEEDEDARRQTVIQAAMLGMRIHELENALKEKGSDH is encoded by the coding sequence TATTGTCGACCTGATCAGCGAACATGTCCAGTTAAAAAAGAGTGGGCGGTCGATGATCGGGCTGTGCCCGTTTCATTCTGAAAAAACTCCTTCATTCCATGTCAGTGCTGAGCGGCAGTTCTTTCACTGCTTTGGCTGCAAGGCCGGAGGAGATGTTTTTTCCTTCATCATGCAGATGGAGCAGCTCACGTTCCCGGAAGCGCAGCGCAAACTGGCAGAGCGGGCTGGGATTCAGCTTCCCGCCACTCACTCAGCCGACGGCGAAAAAGAGAACACGGCGAAGCTGGCGATGTATGAAGCGCATAAACTGGTGGCGAAACTATACCATCACGTGCTGACGTCAATGCCCTACGGTCAAAAAGCGATGGAATATCTGCGCAAGCGTGGAATGTCAGATCAGACGATAGCCGAGTTTCAAATCGGCTTTGCACCAGACTCTTGGGACTTTCTCACCAACTGGCTGCAAAAGCGCGGATTTTCTTTGCCGGTGATGGTAGAGGCAGGCCTGTTGGCTCGCAGCGAAAGCGGGCAGCGGATCTATGACCGCTTTCGTGGACGGATCATGTTCCCCATCCATGACACCCAGGGGGAAGTGATTGGCTTTGGCGGTCGCTCCCTAGATGGATCGCCGCCCAAGTACCTCAACAGCCCCGAGTCGCCCTTGTTTTCCAAGAGCAGTGTGATCTTTAATCTGCATCGCTCTCGAACGTCGATCCGCAAACGAAAGCAGGCGATCTTGTTCGAAGGATACGTCGATGTGATTTCCGCCTGGCAGGCCGGTATACAGCAGGGCATTGCCACGCTTGGAACGGCGTTTACTGAACAGCAGGCACGGATGATCCGGCGCAATGCTGAGCAAGTGATCATCTGCTACGACGGGGATGCGGCAGGACAGGAGGCGACAGAAAAGGCAGTTGACCTGCTGCAGCAGGCCGGATGCGCAGTAAGGGTGGCGCCGCTGCCGCAAGGGGTTGACCCAGACGAGTACATCCGGCGGAACGGTGCAGAGGCTTTTTCGCAAAACGTGCTTCTGCAAGCGTTACCCGTGACGGCATTTCGTCTGCAAAAGCTGCGGACCAGGCAGGTGATTCGGGATGAGAGTGATCAGGCGCGTTACGTGCAGGAAGCACTGAGCATTATCACGCAGCTTCCGAGCGCGGTTGAGCGCGACATGTACGAACGGCAGTTGGCAGAGGAGTTCTCTTTATCCTTGGATGCGATCAAGGTGGAAGCCCGAAAAGCGTATAAGCGCCAAAAATTACATCAACAAAGGGATAAAGTAACGCCAGCATGGAATAATAGTATAAATAATGGCAAATTTACGCTCACCAAAACGTTGCCACCAGCCCATCAAACAGCAGAACGAATGCTGCTGTACTACATGATGCGCAGCAGAGAGGTGGCTGATCGCGTGCAGCAGGAGTGCGGTGCCCGCTTTTATACGGATGAACACAGCGCCTTGGCTGCGTATTTGTACGCCTACTATGCAGAGGGGCACCCGGAAGACCCTGGACGTTTTATCCACTACGTGCAAGATGAAAAGTGCAAGCAATTAGCCTCGGGATTGGCCATGATGGAGTGTAAGGAGCACGTATCTGAACTTGAGATCAGCGACTACATCAGACAAGTAAACAACTACCCGATGCGCGCCGAACTTGACGAGCTTCGCGCTGAGCAGCAGAAATTGACGCTGCAGGCGGCAAACGAAGAGGATGAAGACGCGCGCAGGCAGACCGTGATTCAAGCAGCCATGCTAGGGATGAGGATTCATGAGTTGGAAAATGCTTTAAAAGAGAAGGGTAGCGACCATTAA